From Daucus carota subsp. sativus chromosome 6, DH1 v3.0, whole genome shotgun sequence, the proteins below share one genomic window:
- the LOC108226768 gene encoding serine carboxypeptidase-like 17 — MTKHKTTLFLILNILQINLLHLCFSQTVIKTLPGFSGQLPFKLETGYVGLGDGEDLQMFYYFVESERNPRDDPLMIWITGGPGCASPRTFFYYTGPLKFDYANSDGKIPQVVVNPYSWTKVSNLIFVDPPGSGFTYTKSKESYRNSDTLMAASIYEFLMKWLKTHPKFLKNPLYVSGVSYSGITVPIMVQNIINGNEAGNDPKLNIKGYMIGNPLTDRNIDFNARIPYANHFALLSNELFKTTKALCNDEYIEVNPANHLCLKALAEVNECLMYLYDQEILEPICVMDMTAKSILQLWNGNSSKRNPATGLPSLSQPQPDSWCREDNYKYAIAWTSDESVQKALHIREGTIDEWVMCNTDHYDINKEDTDTYSYNIASSIVYHRNLTKKNCRALIYSGDHDLVFPYIGTIKWIHTLGLSVDRTWKPWFVNKQVAGYSEIFSHDNYSLTFATVKGAGHTAPAFKPEECLAMVDRWLSHALL, encoded by the exons ATGACAAAACATAAAACGACACTGTTTTTAATCCTCAATATTCTGCAGATAAACCTGTTACACCTTTGTTTCTCACAGACAGTGATCAAGACTCTTCCAGGCTTTTCGGGTCAATTGCCATTCAAGCTTGAAACTGG GTACGTGGGACTGGGAGATGGAGAAGATTTGCAGATGTTTTACTACTTCGTGGAGTCGGAGCGCAATCCAAGAGATGATCCCCTCATGATATGGATCACCGGAGGTCCTGGTTGTGCGTCTCCTCGAACTTTCTTTTATTATACAG GGCCCTTGAAATTTGATTATGCAAACTCAGACGGAAAGATTCCGCAAGTGGTGGTTAATCCATATTCGTGGACCAAG GTGTCGAATCTTATATTTGTTGATCCACCTGGTTCTGGTTTTACGTATACGAAAAGTAAGGAGAGCTACAGAAACAGTGACACCTTGATGGCAGCATCTATCTATGAGTTTCTTATGAAG TGGCTAAAGACTCATCCTAAATTCCTAAAAAATCCGCTTTATGTTTCTGGTGTTTCATATTCTGGCATAACGGTTCCGATTATGGTTCAGAATATAATTAATG GCAATGAAGCGGGAAATGATCCGAagttaaatataaaa GGATACATGATCGGTAACCCTTTGACAGATAGAAATATCGACTTCAATGCGAGAATTCCGTATGCTAATCATTTCGCACTTTTATCTAATGAACTATTTAAG ACAACAAAAGCACTCTGCAATGACGAATACATAGAGGTTAATCCAGCAAATCATTTGTGTCTTAAGGCTCTGGCAGAGGTTAACGAA TGCCTCATGTACCTATACGACCAAGAAATACTGGAGCCAATTTGTGTTATGGACATGACAGCCAAGAGTATCCTGCAACTATGGAATGGAAACTCATCTAAGAGGAATCCTGCAACTGGACTCCCTTCTTTGTCCCAGCCTCAGCCGGATTCATGGTGTCGA gaagataattataaatatgctaTTGCTTGGACCTCCGATGAAAGTGTTCAGAAAGCTCTTCATATACGTGAG GGCACAATAGATGAATGGGTGATGTGCAACACGGATCATTATGATATCAATAAAGAGGATACGGATACTTACTCATATAATATTGCTAGCAGCATAGTTTATCATCGTAACCTGACCAAAAAAAATTGTCGAGCTCTTATATACAG CGGTGACCACGACTTGGTCTTCCCATACATCGGAACAATAAAATGGATCCACACTCTTGGTTTATCAGTTGATAGAACATGGAAGCCGTGGTTTGTTAATAAACAAGTAGCAGG GTACAGCGAAATATTTTCACACGACAACTACTCATTGACATTCGCAACCGTGAAG GGTGCAGGGCACACTGCTCCTGCATTCAAGCCAGAAGAATGCTTGGCTATGGTCGATAGGTGGTTGTCTCATGCTCTTTTATGA
- the LOC108226385 gene encoding serine carboxypeptidase-like 3 isoform X2 yields the protein MTKQTTAVFLILNILQINLLHLCFSQTVIKTLPGFPGQLPFKLETGYVGLGDGEDLQMFYYFVESERNPRDDPLMIWITGGPGCSSPRTFFYYIGPLKFNYANSGRRIPQLEVNPYSWSKVANVIFVDPPGSGFTYTKSKDNYKNSDTLMAASIYEFLMKWLENHPEFLKNPLYISGVSYSGISVPVMVQNIIDGNEAGNDPNLNIKGYMIGNPLTDRNIDFNARIPYANQFALLSDELFETAKARCNGEYIEVNPAYQLCQKALAEVNKCLMYLYDQQILEPICVPDITSKSILQLWDGHSSKRNPENALPSLSQLPPDSWCREDNYQYAIAWTTDERVQKALHIREGTIDEWVMCNTDHYDINRKDTDTYSYDIASSIAYHRNLTKKNCRALIYSGDHDLVFPYIGTRKWIHTLGLSVDRTWKPWFVNKQVAGYNEIFSHDDYSLTFATVKGAGHTAPAFKPEECLAMVDRQ from the exons ATGACAAAACAAACAACGGCAGTGTTTTTGATTCTCAATATTCTGCAAATAAACCTCTTACACCTTTGTTTCTCACAGACAGTAATCAAGACTCTTCCAGGGTTTCCGGGCCAATTGCCATTCAAACTTGAAACCGG GTACGTGGGACTGGGAGATGGAGAAGATTTGCAGATGTTTTACTACTTCGTGGAGTCGGAGCGCAATCCAAGAGATGATCCCCTCATGATATGGATCACCGGAGGTCCTGGTTGTTCTTCTCCTCGAACCTTCTTCTATTATATAG GGccgttaaaatttaattatgcaAATTCGGGGAGAAGAATTCCACAACTGGAGGTTAATCCATACTCATGGTCCAAG GTGGCCAATGTCATATTTGTTGATCCACCGGGTTCGGGTTTTACCTATACCAAAAGTAAAGATAATTACAAAAACAGTGACACCTTGATGGCAGCATCTATCTATGAGTTCCTAATGAAG TGGCTTGAGAATCATCCTGAATTCCTAAAGAATCCGCTCTATATTTCTGGTGTTTCATATTCTGGCATATCGGTTCCGGTTATGGTTCAGAATATAATTGATG GCAATGAAGCTGGAAATGATCCCAACTTGAATATAAAA GGATACATGATCGGTAACCCTCTAACAGATAGAAATATCGACTTCAATGCGAGGATTCCGTATGCCAATCAGTTCGCACTTCTATCTGATGAACTATTTGAG ACAGCAAAAGCACGCTGCAATGGCGAATACATAGAAGTGAATCCAGCATATCAGTTGTGTCAAAAGGCTCTGGCAGAAGTTAATAAG TGCCTCATGTACCTATACGACCAACAAATACTGGAGCCAATTTGTGTTCCGGACATTACATCCAAGAGTATCCTGCAACTATGGGATGGGCACTCTTCTAAGAGGAATCCTGAAAATGCACTCCCTTCTTTGTCCCAGTTACCACCGGATTCATGGTGTCGA GAAGATAATTATCAATATGCTATTGCTTGGACCACGGATGAAAGAGTTCAGAAAGCTCTTCATATACGCGAG GGCACAATAGATGAATGGGTGATGTGCAACACGGATCATTATGATATCAATCGAAAAGATACAGACACCTACTCATACGATATTGCTAGCAGCATAGCTTATCATCGTAACCTGACCAAAAAAAATTGTCGAGCTCTTATATACAG TGGTGACCATGACTTGGTTTTCCCCTACATCGGAACAAGAAAATGGATCCACACTCTTGGTTTATCAGTTGATAGAACGTGGAAGCCGTGGTTTGTAAATAAACAAGTAGCAGG GTACAACGAAATATTTTCACACGACGACTACTCATTGACATTTGCAACTGTGAAG GGTGCAGGCCACACTGCTCCAGCATTCAAGCCAGAAGAATGCTTGGCTATGGTCGATAG ACAGTGA
- the LOC108226385 gene encoding serine carboxypeptidase-like 18 isoform X3 → MTKQTTAVFLILNILQINLLHLCFSQTVIKTLPGFPGQLPFKLETGYVGLGDGEDLQMFYYFVESERNPRDDPLMIWITGGPGCSSPRTFFYYIGPLKFNYANSGRRIPQLEVNPYSWSKWLENHPEFLKNPLYISGVSYSGISVPVMVQNIIDGNEAGNDPNLNIKGYMIGNPLTDRNIDFNARIPYANQFALLSDELFETAKARCNGEYIEVNPAYQLCQKALAEVNKCLMYLYDQQILEPICVPDITSKSILQLWDGHSSKRNPENALPSLSQLPPDSWCREDNYQYAIAWTTDERVQKALHIREGTIDEWVMCNTDHYDINRKDTDTYSYDIASSIAYHRNLTKKNCRALIYSGDHDLVFPYIGTRKWIHTLGLSVDRTWKPWFVNKQVAGYNEIFSHDDYSLTFATVKGAGHTAPAFKPEECLAMVDRWLSHALL, encoded by the exons ATGACAAAACAAACAACGGCAGTGTTTTTGATTCTCAATATTCTGCAAATAAACCTCTTACACCTTTGTTTCTCACAGACAGTAATCAAGACTCTTCCAGGGTTTCCGGGCCAATTGCCATTCAAACTTGAAACCGG GTACGTGGGACTGGGAGATGGAGAAGATTTGCAGATGTTTTACTACTTCGTGGAGTCGGAGCGCAATCCAAGAGATGATCCCCTCATGATATGGATCACCGGAGGTCCTGGTTGTTCTTCTCCTCGAACCTTCTTCTATTATATAG GGccgttaaaatttaattatgcaAATTCGGGGAGAAGAATTCCACAACTGGAGGTTAATCCATACTCATGGTCCAAG TGGCTTGAGAATCATCCTGAATTCCTAAAGAATCCGCTCTATATTTCTGGTGTTTCATATTCTGGCATATCGGTTCCGGTTATGGTTCAGAATATAATTGATG GCAATGAAGCTGGAAATGATCCCAACTTGAATATAAAA GGATACATGATCGGTAACCCTCTAACAGATAGAAATATCGACTTCAATGCGAGGATTCCGTATGCCAATCAGTTCGCACTTCTATCTGATGAACTATTTGAG ACAGCAAAAGCACGCTGCAATGGCGAATACATAGAAGTGAATCCAGCATATCAGTTGTGTCAAAAGGCTCTGGCAGAAGTTAATAAG TGCCTCATGTACCTATACGACCAACAAATACTGGAGCCAATTTGTGTTCCGGACATTACATCCAAGAGTATCCTGCAACTATGGGATGGGCACTCTTCTAAGAGGAATCCTGAAAATGCACTCCCTTCTTTGTCCCAGTTACCACCGGATTCATGGTGTCGA GAAGATAATTATCAATATGCTATTGCTTGGACCACGGATGAAAGAGTTCAGAAAGCTCTTCATATACGCGAG GGCACAATAGATGAATGGGTGATGTGCAACACGGATCATTATGATATCAATCGAAAAGATACAGACACCTACTCATACGATATTGCTAGCAGCATAGCTTATCATCGTAACCTGACCAAAAAAAATTGTCGAGCTCTTATATACAG TGGTGACCATGACTTGGTTTTCCCCTACATCGGAACAAGAAAATGGATCCACACTCTTGGTTTATCAGTTGATAGAACGTGGAAGCCGTGGTTTGTAAATAAACAAGTAGCAGG GTACAACGAAATATTTTCACACGACGACTACTCATTGACATTTGCAACTGTGAAG GGTGCAGGCCACACTGCTCCAGCATTCAAGCCAGAAGAATGCTTGGCTATGGTCGATAGGTGGTTGTCTCATGCTCTTTTATGA
- the LOC108226385 gene encoding serine carboxypeptidase-like 17 isoform X1, which translates to MTKQTTAVFLILNILQINLLHLCFSQTVIKTLPGFPGQLPFKLETGYVGLGDGEDLQMFYYFVESERNPRDDPLMIWITGGPGCSSPRTFFYYIGPLKFNYANSGRRIPQLEVNPYSWSKVANVIFVDPPGSGFTYTKSKDNYKNSDTLMAASIYEFLMKWLENHPEFLKNPLYISGVSYSGISVPVMVQNIIDGNEAGNDPNLNIKGYMIGNPLTDRNIDFNARIPYANQFALLSDELFETAKARCNGEYIEVNPAYQLCQKALAEVNKCLMYLYDQQILEPICVPDITSKSILQLWDGHSSKRNPENALPSLSQLPPDSWCREDNYQYAIAWTTDERVQKALHIREGTIDEWVMCNTDHYDINRKDTDTYSYDIASSIAYHRNLTKKNCRALIYSGDHDLVFPYIGTRKWIHTLGLSVDRTWKPWFVNKQVAGYNEIFSHDDYSLTFATVKGAGHTAPAFKPEECLAMVDRWLSHALL; encoded by the exons ATGACAAAACAAACAACGGCAGTGTTTTTGATTCTCAATATTCTGCAAATAAACCTCTTACACCTTTGTTTCTCACAGACAGTAATCAAGACTCTTCCAGGGTTTCCGGGCCAATTGCCATTCAAACTTGAAACCGG GTACGTGGGACTGGGAGATGGAGAAGATTTGCAGATGTTTTACTACTTCGTGGAGTCGGAGCGCAATCCAAGAGATGATCCCCTCATGATATGGATCACCGGAGGTCCTGGTTGTTCTTCTCCTCGAACCTTCTTCTATTATATAG GGccgttaaaatttaattatgcaAATTCGGGGAGAAGAATTCCACAACTGGAGGTTAATCCATACTCATGGTCCAAG GTGGCCAATGTCATATTTGTTGATCCACCGGGTTCGGGTTTTACCTATACCAAAAGTAAAGATAATTACAAAAACAGTGACACCTTGATGGCAGCATCTATCTATGAGTTCCTAATGAAG TGGCTTGAGAATCATCCTGAATTCCTAAAGAATCCGCTCTATATTTCTGGTGTTTCATATTCTGGCATATCGGTTCCGGTTATGGTTCAGAATATAATTGATG GCAATGAAGCTGGAAATGATCCCAACTTGAATATAAAA GGATACATGATCGGTAACCCTCTAACAGATAGAAATATCGACTTCAATGCGAGGATTCCGTATGCCAATCAGTTCGCACTTCTATCTGATGAACTATTTGAG ACAGCAAAAGCACGCTGCAATGGCGAATACATAGAAGTGAATCCAGCATATCAGTTGTGTCAAAAGGCTCTGGCAGAAGTTAATAAG TGCCTCATGTACCTATACGACCAACAAATACTGGAGCCAATTTGTGTTCCGGACATTACATCCAAGAGTATCCTGCAACTATGGGATGGGCACTCTTCTAAGAGGAATCCTGAAAATGCACTCCCTTCTTTGTCCCAGTTACCACCGGATTCATGGTGTCGA GAAGATAATTATCAATATGCTATTGCTTGGACCACGGATGAAAGAGTTCAGAAAGCTCTTCATATACGCGAG GGCACAATAGATGAATGGGTGATGTGCAACACGGATCATTATGATATCAATCGAAAAGATACAGACACCTACTCATACGATATTGCTAGCAGCATAGCTTATCATCGTAACCTGACCAAAAAAAATTGTCGAGCTCTTATATACAG TGGTGACCATGACTTGGTTTTCCCCTACATCGGAACAAGAAAATGGATCCACACTCTTGGTTTATCAGTTGATAGAACGTGGAAGCCGTGGTTTGTAAATAAACAAGTAGCAGG GTACAACGAAATATTTTCACACGACGACTACTCATTGACATTTGCAACTGTGAAG GGTGCAGGCCACACTGCTCCAGCATTCAAGCCAGAAGAATGCTTGGCTATGGTCGATAGGTGGTTGTCTCATGCTCTTTTATGA